A genomic stretch from Lathyrus oleraceus cultivar Zhongwan6 chromosome 2, CAAS_Psat_ZW6_1.0, whole genome shotgun sequence includes:
- the LOC127122002 gene encoding uncharacterized protein LOC127122002, whose amino-acid sequence MDLIKYIFEKPVVTSRISRWKMLLNEYDIQHVTQKEIKGSVLSDYLTHLPVESYQPLRFDFLDEDIIFIIYFTIPGHEENPEEGPEPGLRCTLVFDSASNARGHGIGAIITSSTVFHGPFTARLCFDCTNNMAEYKACIYGMEAAIDLRIRILEVYGDSALVISQVKGNLETRDSKLIPYKEHIRKLMPYFNEISFHHIPREENQLANARAMLASMFKVKWKNEAPTIHIDPLDEPTHCLAIETNPDDNPWFYDIKIFLEKQQYPEGISITDKKALRRLSSMFFLNGCEGVHAKGPAMAKKILRAEYYWTTVKVDYYNFVRRYHKCQIYGDKIFVPPTPLNILTSPWPFSMWGIDMIRMIEPKASNGHRFILVAIDYFTKWVEAASYANVTRQVVTRFIKKEIIYCYGIPSKIIIDNASNLNSNMMKEFYKTSVRTSTRATPYSLVYGMEAVLPIEVEIPSLRVIMESYLDEAKWVQSRYNQLNLIEEKHLTDACHGQLYQRRLKRAFDKKVLPREYRSGELMLKWYSAIHSDPRGKWTPNYEGPFVIKKAFSGGAQILTTMDGEDLPSR is encoded by the exons ATGGATTTGATAAAGtacatatttgaaaagcctgTTGTTACTAGTAGAATTTCTCGGTGGAAAATGTTGTTAAACGAATATGATATCCAGCATGTGACTCAAAAAGAAATAAAGGGGAGTGTTCTGTCTGACTACCTGACTCATTTACCTGTGGAAAGTTATCAACCTTTGAGGTTTGACTTTCTAGATGAAGACATCATATTTATCATATATTTCACTATTCCAGGTCACGAGGAAAACCCTGAGGAAGGCCCCGAACCAGGATTGCGATGCACGCTCGTGTTTGACAGTGCATCCAATGCTCGTGGTCATGGGATAGGTGCAATTATCACTTCTTCAACTGTTTTCCACGGTCCATTCACCGCTAGACTATGCTTTGACTGCAccaataatatggcagaataCAAGGCATGTATCTACGGTATGGAGGCGGCCATCGACTTAAGGATCAGGATTCTTGAggtatatggagattcagctctggtaataAGTCAGGTAAAAGGTAATTTGGAGACTCGGGATAGCAAATTGATACCTTATAAGGAGCATATCAGAAAATTGATGCCCTACTTTAATGAAATCTCTTTTCACCATATTCCTAGGGAAGAAAATCAGTTAGCGAACGCTCGAGCTATGTTAGCATCCATGTTTAAAGTCaagtggaagaatgaagcacctACTATCCATATTGACCCCTTAGATGAACCAACTCATTGTCTAGCAATTGAGACAAACCCTGATGATAATCCCTGGTTCTATGATATAAAGATATTCCTAGAGAAACAACAATATCCCGAGGGTATATCTATTACTGATAAGAAAGCCTTGAGAAGACTCTCTTCCATGTTTTTCTTAAACG GTTGTGAGGGTGTACACGCGAAAGGTCCTgctatggccaagaagatcctTCGGGCTGAGTATTACTGGACCACAGTGAAGGTTGACTATTACAACTTTGTTAGAAGATACCACAAATGTCAAATATATGGTGACAAGATTTTTGTGCCACCAACTCCGTTGAACATTCTGACgtctccatggcccttctctatgtggggtattgatatgattaGGATGATAGAacctaaagcttccaatggtcatcGATTCATCTTAGTTGCTATCGattacttcacgaaatgggtcgAAGCTGCTTCATACGCCAATGTCACTCGACAGGTGGTTactcggtttatcaagaaagagataatctACTGCTATGGAATTCCTAGCAAGATCATCATTGACAATGCCAGTAATCTCAACAGTAatatgatgaaggagtt TTACAAGACCTCGGTTCGTACATCCACTAGGGCAACTCCATACTCATTAGTGTATGGGATGGAGGCCGTTCTACCAATTGAAGTTGAGATTCCTTCACTCAGGGTCATCATGGAATCTTATCTTGATGAAGCTAAATGGGTTCAATCTCGGTATaaccaactgaatttgattgaagaaaagcaTTTGACGGATGCttgccatggtcagttgtaccaaagACGCCTCAAAcgagcttttgataagaaagttcTTCCTCGTGAGTATCGCTCAGGAGAACTCATGCTCAAATGGTATTCTGCTATTCACTCGGATCCTcggggcaaatggactcccaactatgaaggacCTTTTGTCATTAAGAAGGCTTTCTCAGGTGGAGCTCAAatcctcacaacaatggatggggaagatttgCCATCGAGgtga